In the Myxosarcina sp. GI1 genome, TTTTGTAATCTAGCATCTCTATTGGTAGGAGTGTTTAGCGATTGACGGGTAAGATCGAATGGTTCATTAGTTGCGTCTTTACAGGTTTCGGATTGAATTAATCCTTCTCTATCTAACGTATCGATCGCCCTTGCTATTTTTCCATTGCGATCGCGATTGTTATCTGTTTCTAGAGTGTTATAATTATTGTCTTCTGCGGCTAATTTAAAATCTAGTAAACGATGAATATAGTCATAAGTCGCACCTAGTTTTTGTCCTTCTGGTACGTCTTTAAAAATAGAAGAAATGCGCCTTTGAATCTGCATTTTTTCTGTATTTAGAGGCTGGCTGTAATAGAGTCTGGGTAAAGTAGTTCGGTAGGCTCTTAATAAAAAAATTGCTTCTACTAGATCTCCCCAAGATTGTTTAATTGCTAAAGCTGCCAAATCGCGATCGTATAAACTTCCTTCTGCCATAACGCGATCGACGGCTAAAGCCAGTTGTTGCTTTATTTGTTCGATAGATAATTCGGGGATATGTTTATCTCCCCGACGCATTGCTTGTAATAAAGCCTCTGCATTTTGTATTGCTTTTTCGCCACCTTTTACCGCTACGTAAGCCATATTTTTTAATTGATAATCGATAATGGAAAATTAAATTACTTTTGAGGTACGGGGTAAACCAAGTACTTTGTTTTGATAGAAGAAATAAATATCTATTCCCAGAGGATAGGAATTATGGTTTTGTTGCCATTGTTGCCAGAATATTTCTGGTAAATTGATGGGCATGGTAATTTGTTCTTTAATACCTGCGCCTATTAATTTTCTTGGTTGTAGTGATAATTCGCCAATTGCTTCTACGGTTATTAACAATGTGGTGGAATTCTCTGGATAGACTGGCGTTCCCTGTTTGAATTGAGATAATGAGGGCATATTATTAACATCCCAAATAACTGCAAAATCAGCCAGTTTTGTATTTTCGGTAAAACGACAACCTGTATGAAACAAAAGCCAGTTTTTAACTTCTTCATTTAATCCTGGTTGCAGCCATACGAGGATTTCTATATCTAATAGAGTTAAAGATGCAGCAGCACAAGCTATATTTAATTGCCAAGGTGGGGTTAATTGAGCGGTAATTTTATTTATTGTTCCTGGATGAGACAAAGCATTGAGCAATACTCTAAATGTACTTTGGGAATCGTGGGTTAAATCTTCAAAACCTGGCAGTTCAACTATCATTAAAAACTTATTCTCCGCGCAACATAGTTAAAAACTCTACTTTGGTTGCTTCTGTCTGTCTTTGTTGTTTTTGTTGATGTTCTAGCAATATGATTTGCAAGGGTTGAATGACGCGCTCGCACACCTGAGAAAACCATTCTTCCTGTTGCAATAATCCGTCGCAAACAGCAGCTAACTCTGCATGACGTTTGGCTCTCCCTCCAACATAAGCGAAACCCATAACCTCATTTATTTTTATAACACAGCGCGTAATTGTCATTTCTCCTAAGCTAAATGCTTCGCCCGTACCTCCTGCTCTAGCTCTTACCATTGTCAAACCAATCTCTGGTTGCCGCAAAACAGTATACTCTGGTAATTTTTCTAACGTCTTAACCTGTTGTTCGAGGTTGACTACAGAAGATTTAGCTAAGATAGTCATCCAAACTTGTCTTTCTGTTAGCGATTTCATATTCTTAACTTGTTTTTAATTTAAAGTTAAATTACTGTTAAAATTTGTTCGGACATACAAACTATTTCTCACAATACATCAACCAAAAATAATTAACAATAGACAGTAACGCGGCGAACACCTAAAAACAATTGCGATATTTTTGACAGTTTTAATTTGTCTTATTTTCCACTAATTTAAAGCTTTAATTTTGCGATAAAAGGTCACAACTTTTTGTTGATTTAAAATCTTTTGAAGTAGAGTTGATTTATTTTGTTTTTCAGCTAATGTCTGATTAACTCCTCTAGCTCAAAGCATCATTGTTACTTGATTCCACCTTTTTTATTCACTCAAACATTTTTAATTTGAGCGAACGTTGAGTTAATATTAGAGTCCCTGGTACGTGGCGGAATAAAGATAATGTCGAACTATTGATGTAATTAGGTATTGTTGATTTAGAAGAAGCTCGTCAGTTAAGACAGTTGGAAATGTAAGCAGACGAACAGGCGATCGCGCTAAAGCGAGATAAGTTGCAGAAACTGCTACAAGACCAAATATCCAAATAGGATTGGGAAAATTTACGAGCGATCGCGAGATTGAAGAAGCCGCAGAAATTCTCTCTGAAGCTGTTAGAAAACTTCGACAAGTAATGTTTATTTAGGTCTTAAATAAACTTTGAAACAATACAATCAAAGGCGAAGTCTCGATTACTACTCTACTCATCAATATTAGCTATTTCTTCTGGAGTGTATTGAAATGGAAATACTTGATAGCGGGAAAGAACATCAATGAATTCTGCTCTATTCAAGCCCGCAATTTCTGCTGCTTTACCTTGGGAAATTTCTTCTAATTCATACCATTTTACGGCAGTACGGACATATCAAGCACCTGAGCCAAGCTCAGGTGTCTCGTTCTCAGCAATCCGCATTTCTCTGACAAATTCGTCAGGATTTTTTCGGAGGGCGGAAAAAACGGTTTCAGGTAGTTGGATAGATAGGTTTTTCACAATGTTAATAAATTTAAGTAAAAATTCAATTGAATAAAGTTATTTTGTAGGAATAAAAATGGTTTGAAATCTATTTAAGATATAAAAAACGTGCAAAATCTAAAACTTCTTCTTGACGTTTATTGTCTAAATTATTGAGAATAGCGGCTACTCTGTCGGGAACAGATAACCAAGTTTTTGTTTTAGCTTGCCAAACAACTATAAACTGTTGAGAAGATAATGTACAAAGTGCTAAAGTTTCACCTGTAGAATCAGAAAACTCGACTTCATAAGCATTGTTTTGGTAACTTTCAACAATAGTCCCCTGTGTTCCTGCTCGAAGATTGTATTCAGGTAAATCTACTAGCAACTCAACAATATCGAATAATTCTGGCTGAATCATTTTCTTTTCCTCACGTAAAGCGTCACCAATCTAGCTACATTCGTATTTGGTTCGATTATCCACCCCGTTCGCACAACTTCTGTTTGTCCTTGCTTGACTCCGTTTACTTGTAAATCTACTTGATATCTTCGCCCGTGTACGTCAGTCCTTTGTAAACTTGCTTCTGCGTTAAGCACTTTTGTTTCAATTTGTTCTAACAGAGGTTGATAGTTGTCTTTAGTAAAACCAAGATGACGTTGAAACATTAACGCCTTGTCCCTACCTTTAGGGTTATCTAGGTTGAGTGCATATTCTGTTAGTTTACGAGGATCTATAGATACATAATCAATTACATCTTTTAACTTCATAGAGAAATTGCAACCAGAATTTTGCTCATTAAG is a window encoding:
- the phnH gene encoding phosphonate C-P lyase system protein PhnH, producing MIVELPGFEDLTHDSQSTFRVLLNALSHPGTINKITAQLTPPWQLNIACAAASLTLLDIEILVWLQPGLNEEVKNWLLFHTGCRFTENTKLADFAVIWDVNNMPSLSQFKQGTPVYPENSTTLLITVEAIGELSLQPRKLIGAGIKEQITMPINLPEIFWQQWQQNHNSYPLGIDIYFFYQNKVLGLPRTSKVI
- the phnG gene encoding phosphonate C-P lyase system protein PhnG encodes the protein MKSLTERQVWMTILAKSSVVNLEQQVKTLEKLPEYTVLRQPEIGLTMVRARAGGTGEAFSLGEMTITRCVIKINEVMGFAYVGGRAKRHAELAAVCDGLLQQEEWFSQVCERVIQPLQIILLEHQQKQQRQTEATKVEFLTMLRGE
- a CDS encoding DUF4926 domain-containing protein — protein: MIQPELFDIVELLVDLPEYNLRAGTQGTIVESYQNNAYEVEFSDSTGETLALCTLSSQQFIVVWQAKTKTWLSVPDRVAAILNNLDNKRQEEVLDFARFLYLK
- a CDS encoding DUF6883 domain-containing protein; amino-acid sequence: MKLKDVIDYVSIDPRKLTEYALNLDNPKGRDKALMFQRHLGFTKDNYQPLLEQIETKVLNAEASLQRTDVHGRRYQVDLQVNGVKQGQTEVVRTGWIIEPNTNVARLVTLYVRKRK